Proteins co-encoded in one Bacteroidetes bacterium SB0662_bin_6 genomic window:
- a CDS encoding AAA family ATPase: protein MLRNDAPPIETPAGTDQASLPDTWSRYPSWARDLARKYLTKTLTQFILYGNVRDLVPGETEEGKPGYAPLREFLINDLFAARDVVIFYDRSAGIHFADAASRKDFHRAVSGYDAIFGTDYARALPRDPVRVFSVLENYFRTRLADGLRIACIVDFAETIVPMAEASMYSAEDRNALVFLQKWAHDPLFLEGDFTLCLIAENLTDLNRQLVQSPYTAEIRIPMPDEEARHAFVRWSLLDRANIFAQHSEVSPEAVAHHTAGLGYIQLRTILADVLENRTLLTFEALSSMKKEFIEAEAYGMLEFVETELTLDMVAGHREAKAHLRQAADALRAARPDVLPMGYLVSGPVGTGKTFLITCFAGEIGIPMVTLKNFRSQWQGVTEGNLEKILHLLEAMTPVAVMIDEADTALGNRDAQGDSGVSSRVFGQIATFMSNPSHRGRILFFLVTARPDLMPIDLKRQGRAEEHIALFYPEEKEEREELLRVTMQRTGARLDMRDIPDVLLDSDRPFSGADMEALFTRAKFRAGVQRTEDGIVLPSMATGVYPITKKILEEAVRDFIPPAYPEEVELQTLVAVLECTSRALLPEKYQKMERAAIIRRVQELKRLVE, encoded by the coding sequence ATGCTGCGCAACGACGCTCCCCCAATCGAAACACCCGCCGGAACGGACCAGGCTTCCCTGCCCGACACCTGGTCCCGATATCCATCCTGGGCCCGTGATCTTGCGCGCAAGTACCTCACGAAGACGCTCACGCAGTTCATCCTGTACGGCAATGTCCGCGATCTCGTCCCGGGAGAAACCGAAGAAGGAAAGCCCGGATACGCCCCGCTTCGGGAATTTCTGATAAACGACCTGTTTGCAGCGCGGGACGTGGTCATTTTTTACGACCGTTCCGCTGGCATCCACTTTGCCGACGCCGCATCGCGAAAAGACTTCCACCGGGCCGTTTCGGGGTACGACGCCATTTTCGGCACCGATTATGCGCGCGCCCTCCCAAGAGACCCGGTCCGCGTGTTTTCCGTGCTGGAAAATTATTTTCGCACCCGCCTTGCCGACGGCCTGCGCATTGCCTGTATCGTGGATTTTGCGGAAACCATCGTTCCGATGGCCGAGGCTTCCATGTATTCCGCCGAAGATCGGAACGCGCTCGTGTTTCTCCAGAAATGGGCGCACGACCCCCTCTTCCTTGAAGGCGACTTCACCCTCTGCCTCATTGCGGAAAACCTCACGGACCTGAACCGGCAACTCGTGCAAAGTCCGTACACGGCGGAAATACGGATTCCCATGCCGGACGAAGAAGCCCGGCACGCCTTCGTGCGCTGGTCTCTCCTCGACCGGGCAAATATCTTTGCGCAACATTCGGAGGTCTCCCCGGAAGCCGTAGCCCACCATACCGCCGGACTGGGCTATATCCAACTCCGCACGATTCTTGCCGACGTGCTCGAAAACCGCACCCTGCTGACGTTCGAGGCGCTTTCCAGCATGAAAAAGGAGTTCATCGAAGCGGAAGCATACGGTATGCTGGAATTCGTGGAAACCGAACTCACGCTCGACATGGTGGCGGGGCACCGGGAAGCGAAGGCGCATCTCCGGCAGGCTGCCGACGCGTTGCGGGCCGCCCGCCCGGATGTGCTGCCTATGGGGTATCTGGTCAGCGGTCCCGTGGGAACGGGCAAAACCTTCCTGATCACCTGCTTTGCGGGCGAGATAGGCATCCCGATGGTCACGCTGAAAAACTTCCGCTCGCAGTGGCAGGGCGTCACGGAAGGCAATCTCGAAAAGATTCTCCATCTGCTCGAGGCCATGACGCCGGTGGCGGTAATGATCGACGAGGCGGACACGGCGCTCGGCAACCGCGACGCCCAGGGCGACTCGGGCGTTTCCAGCCGGGTATTCGGGCAGATCGCCACCTTCATGAGCAACCCGTCGCACCGGGGGCGCATTCTCTTCTTCCTCGTCACGGCACGCCCGGACCTGATGCCCATCGACCTGAAACGACAGGGACGCGCCGAAGAACACATCGCTCTTTTCTACCCGGAAGAGAAAGAAGAACGAGAAGAACTGCTCCGTGTCACCATGCAGCGGACCGGCGCCCGGCTGGACATGCGCGACATACCGGATGTACTGCTTGACAGTGACCGCCCGTTCAGCGGAGCAGACATGGAGGCGCTGTTTACGCGGGCAAAGTTCCGGGCGGGCGTGCAACGGACAGAAGACGGTATCGTGCTACCGAGCATGGCGACGGGCGTATACCCCATTACAAAAAAGATTCTCGAAGAAGCCGTACGCGATTTCATCCCGCCCGCCTACCCTGAGGAAGTGGAGTTGCAAACGCTGGTAGCGGTACTGGAATGTACAAGCAGAGCCCTGCTGCCCGAAAAATATCAAAAGATGGAACGGGCAGCCATCATCCGGCGCGTGCAGGAATTGAAGCGGCTTGTGGAATAA
- a CDS encoding UPF0164 family protein yields the protein MRYFAAIAVLLMLPLEVRGQENASAPRNETITKTGSTAAQFLKIGVGARPIALGGAFVAQANDLSAMYWNPAGLALLPGASVQLAHTRYLADIAYNFAAFGTSLGNVGTLAASLIYLDSGDMLVRTIAQPEGTGERFKVQNYAIQVSYGRSLTDRFSIGGSFKFIQERIWHSTASSIALDVGTLFTTPYERLRLGASFSNFGPKMQMSGRDIVFSTDPTPNQGGVVEIVNSEYLMDRHPLPLLFRIGLSWDALRTASHTIALSTDATHPNDNYEYVNFGAEYDFRNLIALRAGYRNLFEADSEQGLTMGGGLNLRIDRALRVRIDYAWADFGRLEQTHWFTVDLGF from the coding sequence ATGAGATATTTCGCTGCGATAGCTGTTCTGCTGATGCTGCCCCTCGAAGTGCGGGGGCAGGAGAATGCCTCGGCGCCCCGAAACGAGACCATTACGAAAACGGGCTCGACAGCAGCGCAATTTCTGAAAATCGGCGTGGGCGCCCGGCCCATTGCGCTGGGCGGCGCGTTTGTCGCACAGGCGAACGACCTGTCGGCAATGTACTGGAATCCGGCGGGCCTCGCGCTGCTGCCCGGCGCCTCCGTGCAGTTGGCGCACACCCGGTATCTTGCCGACATCGCGTACAACTTCGCTGCTTTCGGCACATCGCTCGGCAATGTGGGCACGCTGGCCGCTTCGTTGATCTATCTTGATTCCGGGGATATGCTCGTGCGTACGATTGCACAGCCGGAGGGCACCGGGGAACGTTTCAAGGTGCAGAACTACGCAATCCAGGTGTCGTACGGGCGATCGCTGACGGACCGCTTCTCCATCGGCGGAAGCTTCAAGTTCATTCAGGAACGCATCTGGCACAGCACGGCGTCGTCCATTGCCCTCGATGTGGGTACGCTGTTCACGACGCCCTATGAGCGGCTGCGCCTCGGCGCCAGTTTCTCGAACTTCGGGCCCAAGATGCAAATGAGCGGGCGCGACATCGTGTTCAGTACGGACCCGACGCCAAATCAGGGCGGTGTGGTGGAGATCGTCAATTCCGAATATCTAATGGATCGGCATCCGCTGCCGCTCCTGTTTCGGATCGGCCTGTCCTGGGACGCGTTACGGACCGCGAGTCATACCATCGCGCTTTCCACCGACGCAACCCACCCGAACGACAACTACGAATACGTAAACTTCGGCGCAGAGTACGACTTCCGGAACCTGATCGCATTACGGGCGGGCTACCGTAACCTGTTCGAAGCAGACAGCGAACAAGGACTTACTATGGGAGGAGGTCTGAATCTTCGTATCGACAGGGCGCTCCGCGTCCGCATCGATTATGCCTGGGCGGATTTCGGGCGCCTCGAACAGACGCACTGGTTCACGGTCGATCTTGGATTTTGA